In a genomic window of Anoxybacter fermentans:
- a CDS encoding putative Ig domain-containing protein, producing the protein MFKRRFLAFYILIIGLALLLNGCFIKRSYTVSGKIIDQSGEGISDVTITASGETNARTKTDNSGYWKLSGLKGTVTITPSKQGWVFEPIKRVVSKDDNNVNFTGKNQEYVTEIIVFEDSNLEKAVRKAINKPVGSITKEDVKGLDSLDASVMEIKSLKGIENLTALTRLNLSRTGISDISNLSGLTNLKYLYLSYNEIKDITVLSNLKNLQEVNLSNNQINNVDDLVWLAGKSLTVLNLGGNLISDIQKLSKLTTLEKLMLNNNNISDISALSLLTNLKELDLCGNQITSISALDKLKNLEKLNLSNNQISDITELVWQYDNLKELDLSNNQINNLLPLTTLISLEKLNLSNNSIINISDLSRLTSLKELDLSDNQIKDISGLANLTNLEKLYLHNNQITDISVLLELINLKEVTLMGNEGLNLAIDSVIQTLINRGVTVLYKYNKNEPPVIATIGDKTVKEAEELTFTVYASDPDNDDLTFSVSGDLTDKFDVNTQTFSWTPTYDDAGSYTMTFTVSDGNVEVSETITITVINVNRPPEFDLLEDKTVNENERLTFSIAATDPDGEELTYNVSGDLKDKVDLGNLTFDWTPTYDDAGSYTLTVNVSDGQIDIEKTITITVNNVDRAPILQPIGDKTINETETLSFTISATDPDGDGLTYTAVGDLVDKFDPDTQTFNWTTGYFDAGTYTITFTVTGSELSTSETITITVNNVDRPPVLNPIGNKTVDEYSELSFVVTANDPDNEPITYSVSGLPSGATINSQTGEFSWTPTIDDIGTYTATFTAASNGAEDSETITIEVKDVEFAPVLDPIGDKTAYENEELTFTVTATDLDQDPLTYSVSGDSKVTDKFDPATQTFSWIPTYNDEGTYTITFEVRDNKGNTDSETITITVIVDHPPVLDPIGDKSVDEYSELSFIVTASDPDGDPITYSVSGLPSGATINSQTGEFSWTPTIDDIGTYTATFTATSNTKSDSEIITIVVNDVEFPPVLDPIGDKSVNENEELTFTVTATDLDQDLLTYSVSGDSKVTDKFDPATQTFSWIPTYDDAGTYTITFKVSDGKGNTDSETITITVNNVDRPPVLSTIGDKTVDAGQGLSFTVTANDPDGDPVTYSAAGLPQGATFDTSTGSFSWTPTIDDLGSYTVTFTAEANGQSDSETITINVYGAKLEIIDLSISATTVEQDDTATASITVKNNGNKDAGSFDISWDIYQNGSLIGELGLDDTVSGGLAVGAEITVQKTVDGSSFAVGTYELKPVVDPTGNENGPVSDLSATFSIIKPQYTLTVNISGQGTVEKNPDQTTYEEGTDVTLTAKPAAGWFFDHWEGGPIDTSTTNPETVTMNSDITVTAVFTSLNLPNKLTFISLQDSSNGEIYYLDANNILVRLTNNTNLIEEKPQWHPYKSKILFEAYDTSEGNSNIYVVDADGSNLTRLTSDYANEKSPVWAPGGDKIAFVSDQEGNDDIYVMNEDGTSLLRLTLNDYDDEAPTWSPEGSYIAYVSQGNIWKIKADGSNNISLTGGTVVDGVCANPKWSPDGTKIVFEANGDIWAIEFNGSADPYSSWNIVQVTTNIADDRSPSWSPDGSMLAFISKRDGGDYDIYTISSVGSIDGAGLSAKRLTESAASDLDPVWSIDGTMIAFVSDRDGEYEIFVMDKDGLNEWQVTYNLTDDSYPVWGP; encoded by the coding sequence TTGTTTAAGAGGAGATTTTTAGCATTTTATATTTTGATTATCGGATTGGCTTTATTATTAAATGGGTGTTTTATAAAACGTTCTTATACAGTTTCAGGTAAAATTATAGATCAGAGTGGAGAAGGTATTTCAGATGTTACTATAACAGCATCTGGGGAAACTAATGCTAGAACCAAGACAGATAACTCCGGTTATTGGAAATTATCTGGATTAAAGGGTACTGTGACCATTACTCCATCCAAACAGGGATGGGTTTTTGAACCTATCAAACGGGTTGTATCTAAAGATGATAATAATGTAAATTTTACAGGTAAAAATCAAGAATATGTTACTGAAATAATTGTTTTTGAGGATTCTAATCTTGAAAAAGCCGTACGGAAAGCAATTAATAAGCCTGTTGGATCTATTACAAAAGAGGATGTTAAAGGATTAGATTCACTTGATGCTTCTGTTATGGAGATTAAGTCATTAAAAGGAATAGAAAATTTAACTGCTTTAACCCGGTTAAATCTCAGTAGAACTGGTATTAGTGACATTTCTAATCTGTCTGGATTAACAAATTTGAAGTATCTTTACCTTAGTTATAATGAGATAAAAGATATAACTGTTTTATCGAATCTGAAAAATTTACAAGAGGTTAATCTTAGTAATAATCAGATTAATAATGTTGATGATCTGGTCTGGCTTGCAGGTAAAAGTCTAACAGTTCTAAACCTTGGTGGGAACTTGATTAGTGACATTCAAAAATTATCCAAACTTACAACTTTAGAGAAACTGATGCTCAATAATAACAATATAAGTGATATAAGTGCTTTATCTCTGTTAACAAATTTAAAAGAACTTGATCTTTGTGGAAATCAGATTACCAGCATTAGTGCTTTGGATAAATTAAAAAATTTAGAGAAACTTAATTTAAGTAATAATCAGATTAGTGATATTACGGAACTGGTCTGGCAGTATGATAATTTGAAGGAACTTGATTTGAGTAATAATCAAATCAATAATCTTCTTCCTCTGACTACTTTGATATCATTAGAAAAACTTAATCTCAGTAATAATTCAATAATTAATATTAGTGATTTGAGCAGGTTAACTTCATTAAAAGAATTGGATCTAAGTGATAATCAGATTAAGGATATAAGTGGTTTGGCAAATTTAACTAATTTAGAAAAACTATATCTACATAATAATCAAATTACCGATATAAGTGTTTTACTTGAACTGATTAATTTAAAGGAAGTTACCTTAATGGGTAATGAAGGTCTTAATTTGGCTATTGACTCAGTAATCCAGACATTGATCAATCGTGGAGTTACTGTCCTCTATAAATATAATAAAAATGAACCTCCAGTAATTGCTACTATAGGGGACAAAACTGTTAAAGAAGCAGAAGAATTAACTTTTACTGTATATGCTTCTGATCCTGATAATGATGATCTAACATTCAGTGTTAGTGGTGATTTGACCGATAAATTTGATGTAAATACTCAAACTTTTAGCTGGACACCAACTTATGATGATGCTGGATCTTATACTATGACTTTTACCGTTAGTGATGGTAATGTAGAGGTTAGTGAAACAATAACTATTACAGTAATTAATGTTAATAGACCTCCTGAATTTGATTTACTTGAGGATAAAACGGTTAATGAAAATGAAAGATTGACTTTCAGTATAGCAGCAACTGATCCAGATGGTGAAGAATTAACATATAATGTCAGTGGCGATCTTAAGGATAAGGTTGATCTTGGTAATTTAACATTCGATTGGACACCAACTTATGATGATGCTGGATCTTATACTTTGACCGTTAATGTAAGCGATGGTCAGATAGATATTGAAAAAACAATAACAATTACAGTAAATAATGTTGACCGGGCTCCGATTTTGCAACCGATTGGAGACAAAACAATTAATGAAACCGAAACATTATCTTTCACTATATCTGCAACTGATCCAGATGGTGATGGACTGACATATACTGCAGTCGGTGACCTGGTTGATAAGTTTGATCCTGATACTCAGACTTTCAATTGGACTACGGGATATTTTGATGCAGGAACTTATACAATTACCTTTACTGTTACTGGTAGTGAATTAAGTACAAGCGAGACAATAACTATTACGGTAAACAATGTTGATCGTCCACCTGTTCTTAACCCTATAGGTAATAAAACCGTTGATGAGTATAGTGAGTTAAGTTTTGTAGTAACAGCTAATGATCCTGATAATGAGCCTATCACTTATAGTGTCAGTGGTTTACCGTCTGGAGCAACTATAAATAGTCAAACCGGAGAATTTAGCTGGACTCCGACAATAGATGATATTGGTACTTATACTGCAACCTTTACTGCAGCATCTAATGGTGCAGAGGATAGTGAAACAATTACCATTGAAGTAAAAGATGTTGAATTTGCTCCAGTCCTTGATCCTATAGGTGATAAGACAGCTTATGAGAATGAAGAATTAACTTTTACCGTTACAGCTACTGATTTAGATCAGGATCCATTGACTTATAGTGTTAGTGGTGATTCAAAAGTTACTGATAAGTTTGATCCTGCTACTCAAACATTCAGTTGGATACCAACTTATAATGATGAAGGAACTTATACTATAACCTTTGAAGTAAGAGACAATAAAGGGAATACTGATAGTGAAACCATAACTATCACTGTAATCGTTGACCATCCACCTGTCCTTGATCCTATAGGTGACAAATCTGTTGATGAGTATAGTGAATTAAGTTTTATAGTTACAGCCAGTGATCCCGATGGTGATCCTATCACCTATAGTGTCAGTGGTTTACCGTCTGGAGCAACTATAAATAGTCAAACCGGAGAATTTAGCTGGACTCCGACAATAGATGATATTGGTACTTATACTGCAACCTTTACTGCCACATCCAATACGAAAAGTGATAGTGAGATAATTACCATTGTAGTCAATGATGTTGAATTTCCACCTGTCCTTGATCCAATAGGTGATAAGTCAGTTAATGAAAATGAAGAATTAACTTTTACTGTTACAGCTACTGATTTAGATCAGGATCTATTGACTTATAGTGTTAGTGGTGATTCAAAAGTTACTGATAAGTTTGATCCTGCTACTCAAACATTTAGTTGGATACCAACTTATGATGACGCAGGAACATATACTATAACCTTTAAAGTTAGTGATGGTAAAGGTAATACTGATAGTGAGACCATAACTATAACAGTAAATAATGTTGATCGTCCGCCTGTTCTCAGTACTATAGGTGATAAAACAGTTGATGCAGGTCAGGGATTATCTTTTACGGTAACAGCCAATGATCCTGATGGTGATCCGGTCACTTATAGTGCTGCAGGTTTGCCACAGGGAGCTACTTTTGATACCAGTACAGGAAGCTTTAGTTGGACTCCAACAATAGATGATTTAGGTAGTTATACTGTAACATTTACTGCTGAAGCGAATGGTCAAAGTGATAGTGAAACGATCACAATTAATGTCTATGGTGCCAAATTGGAAATAATTGATCTATCAATTTCAGCTACCACAGTCGAGCAGGATGACACAGCTACTGCATCAATTACAGTAAAGAATAATGGAAATAAGGATGCAGGTTCCTTTGATATAAGCTGGGATATTTATCAGAATGGATCTTTAATTGGTGAATTGGGTCTTGATGATACTGTCAGTGGGGGACTTGCTGTTGGTGCTGAGATAACTGTTCAGAAAACGGTTGATGGTAGTAGTTTTGCTGTGGGAACTTATGAATTAAAACCAGTTGTAGATCCAACTGGAAATGAAAATGGCCCGGTTTCTGATTTATCAGCTACTTTCTCCATTATAAAACCGCAATATACTTTAACAGTTAATATTTCAGGCCAAGGTACAGTAGAAAAGAATCCTGATCAAACTACCTATGAGGAAGGAACTGATGTAACTTTAACTGCTAAACCTGCAGCAGGATGGTTCTTTGATCATTGGGAAGGTGGTCCTATAGATACATCTACAACAAATCCAGAGACTGTTACAATGAATAGTGATATAACTGTTACTGCAGTATTTACCAGTCTCAATTTACCAAATAAACTCACTTTTATATCTTTGCAGGATAGCAGTAATGGTGAAATTTATTACCTGGATGCCAATAATATTTTAGTAAGACTAACAAATAATACTAATTTAATTGAAGAGAAACCACAATGGCATCCATATAAGTCAAAAATTTTGTTTGAAGCTTATGATACAAGTGAAGGTAATAGTAACATTTATGTAGTAGATGCTGATGGAAGTAATCTAACACGCTTGACCTCCGATTATGCTAATGAAAAAAGTCCTGTATGGGCTCCAGGTGGAGATAAAATTGCCTTTGTTTCTGATCAGGAAGGTAATGATGATATATATGTAATGAATGAAGATGGAACTTCTCTTTTACGTCTGACGCTTAATGATTATGATGATGAAGCACCAACATGGTCTCCTGAAGGAAGCTATATTGCCTATGTAAGTCAAGGCAATATTTGGAAGATAAAAGCTGATGGTTCCAATAATATATCATTGACAGGTGGTACTGTCGTTGATGGTGTTTGTGCCAATCCTAAGTGGTCTCCGGATGGTACTAAAATCGTCTTTGAAGCTAATGGGGATATCTGGGCAATTGAATTTAATGGTTCAGCAGATCCATATAGTAGTTGGAATATCGTCCAGGTAACAACTAATATTGCAGATGACAGAAGTCCTTCCTGGTCTCCAGATGGTAGCATGTTGGCGTTTATTTCGAAACGAGATGGCGGTGACTATGATATTTACACAATCTCAAGTGTTGGTTCTATCGATGGTGCTGGTTTATCTGCAAAACGTTTGACTGAGAGTGCCGCAAGCGACTTAGATCCTGTATGGTCTATAGATGGAACAATGATTGCTTTTGTATCTGATCGTGATGGAGAATATGAAATCTTTGTAATGGATAAAGATGGTTTAAATGAATGGCAGGTAACATATAACTTAACAGATGATAGCTACCCAGTTTGGGGACCTTGA
- a CDS encoding leucine-rich repeat domain-containing protein — MNKKKVIGIVLFFIMVGILAGCSSTNEFNELMRFFKVNIAAEGKGKVTKNPDQSLYEKGTKVTLNAIPEEGWKFKSWKGDITGSTNPVNITVDKNNNVIAVFEIDEDATFILNIDTIGEGTVTVDPEGENYKIGTKVTLTAQPADNWIFDRWDGDVTEKEKNPTTIYMDGNKEVKAIFVEEIAITGIKFADPNLERAVRDAINKPTGPIMPEDVKDLYSLDASYISIDSLEGIEYLTSLTWLDLSDNNISDISYLAELSNLVYLDLRSNSISNISPLANLINLEQLDLSNNLISDITSLKLKNLTELNLAGNLITDISVLSGLTALNKLTLSDNQINDIRDLSDLTNLIELDLSGNQIDDISVFEYFNLKNMEKLDLSENKLSNIDGLVWLGDGNLKEIDLSGNQIGDINVLHVLTQLEKINLSYNQIRDIGVLGELTNIRELDLSHNVIEVIDGLSNLNKLENLYLESNQIIDIYVLLDLSSLQIVNIMDNPNLDLSQGSPASQVIDTLRQRGVKVLCDG, encoded by the coding sequence ATGAATAAAAAGAAAGTAATAGGTATTGTACTCTTTTTCATTATGGTAGGGATTTTAGCTGGTTGTTCATCTACGAATGAATTTAATGAACTTATGCGTTTTTTTAAAGTAAATATAGCTGCAGAGGGTAAGGGAAAAGTTACGAAAAATCCAGATCAATCACTTTATGAAAAGGGAACTAAAGTAACTTTAAATGCAATACCTGAGGAAGGCTGGAAATTTAAAAGTTGGAAGGGAGATATAACTGGAAGTACAAATCCGGTTAATATCACTGTAGATAAAAATAATAATGTTATTGCTGTATTTGAGATTGATGAAGATGCTACCTTTATACTGAATATTGATACTATTGGGGAAGGTACAGTTACTGTAGATCCTGAAGGTGAAAATTATAAAATAGGAACAAAAGTGACATTAACTGCTCAACCAGCAGATAACTGGATTTTTGATCGCTGGGATGGAGATGTAACTGAAAAAGAAAAAAATCCAACTACAATTTATATGGATGGAAATAAAGAAGTTAAAGCTATATTTGTTGAAGAGATTGCGATAACAGGGATAAAATTTGCTGATCCTAATCTTGAGCGAGCAGTTCGAGATGCAATTAATAAGCCAACTGGCCCAATTATGCCAGAAGATGTAAAAGATTTATATTCTCTTGATGCATCATATATATCAATAGATTCTCTGGAAGGAATTGAATATTTAACATCTTTGACCTGGTTAGATTTATCTGACAACAATATCTCTGACATCAGTTATTTAGCTGAATTGAGCAATTTAGTTTATCTTGACTTAAGATCTAACTCAATTAGTAATATTAGTCCATTAGCTAATTTAATAAACTTAGAGCAGCTTGATTTGAGTAATAATCTGATTAGCGATATTACCTCTTTGAAATTAAAAAATTTAACTGAGTTAAACCTGGCAGGTAATCTTATAACTGATATTTCAGTTTTGTCTGGATTGACTGCTTTAAATAAACTTACACTTTCCGATAATCAGATAAATGATATTAGAGATTTATCGGACTTAACGAATTTAATAGAACTTGATCTCAGTGGTAATCAGATTGATGATATAAGTGTTTTTGAATATTTTAACTTAAAAAACATGGAAAAGCTTGATCTAAGTGAAAATAAGTTGAGTAATATTGATGGTTTGGTCTGGTTAGGAGATGGTAACTTAAAAGAGATTGATCTCAGTGGTAATCAGATTGGAGATATTAATGTTTTACATGTTTTAACTCAATTGGAAAAAATCAATCTTTCTTACAATCAAATTCGTGATATTGGAGTTCTGGGTGAATTAACTAATATAAGAGAGTTAGATCTTAGTCATAATGTGATTGAGGTTATTGATGGTTTGAGTAATTTAAATAAATTAGAAAATTTATATCTCGAAAGCAATCAAATTATTGATATATATGTTTTACTTGATTTAAGTAGTCTGCAGATAGTTAATATTATGGACAATCCTAACCTTGATTTATCACAAGGGTCTCCAGCAAGCCAGGTAATTGATACGTTACGGCAAAGAGGGGTCAAAGTTTTATGTGATGGTTAA
- a CDS encoding DUF362 domain-containing protein yields the protein MNLKDNRVMILYCNRYEVNLIKERLKDGLEPWGGIRAFVKPGQKVLLKANLLMAKKPEEAATTHPAVVHAVAELVHEADGKAIIGDSPGGPFNRTLLQRVYRRTGMEAVAVATGAELNWEFGFVKHSFPEGKILKNVTVGKYIKNADLIINLPKLKTHGLTKMTGGVKNLFGAIPGLLKAEYHLNMQKIDDFADALIDIALFVSPGLTIMDGIIGMEGEGPSGGKPIELNTLLVSPNPFALDVVMAELVKIKPEKIPTIKMAKKRGLGYELKDVQLLGDPIGRLKPENFNSPNIDYSAKLLERRLPKPLAKWMTGLLRPKPVFDPEICVQCGDCIRSCPPQVIQKLEKGVNADLDKCIRCFCCQELCPKQAIRIHRPMLGRILFGK from the coding sequence ATGAATTTGAAGGATAATCGTGTTATGATATTGTATTGTAATCGTTATGAAGTTAATTTGATTAAAGAACGTTTGAAAGATGGATTAGAGCCCTGGGGTGGAATTAGAGCTTTCGTTAAACCAGGACAAAAAGTACTTTTGAAAGCTAATTTACTGATGGCAAAAAAACCGGAAGAAGCAGCCACTACCCATCCTGCTGTGGTGCATGCTGTTGCGGAATTGGTGCATGAAGCAGATGGAAAGGCTATTATTGGAGATAGTCCTGGTGGGCCGTTTAATAGGACTCTGCTGCAGCGGGTTTACCGCAGGACTGGGATGGAAGCTGTGGCAGTTGCTACCGGTGCAGAATTAAATTGGGAGTTTGGATTTGTGAAACATTCCTTTCCTGAAGGTAAAATTTTAAAAAATGTTACTGTTGGTAAGTATATTAAAAATGCTGATTTGATTATTAACCTGCCTAAGCTAAAAACCCATGGATTAACGAAAATGACCGGCGGGGTTAAGAACTTATTTGGTGCTATTCCAGGACTCTTGAAAGCAGAGTATCATTTAAATATGCAAAAAATTGATGATTTTGCTGATGCATTGATTGATATTGCTTTATTTGTTTCTCCCGGATTGACTATAATGGATGGAATAATTGGAATGGAGGGAGAAGGGCCATCGGGTGGTAAACCTATAGAATTGAATACTTTATTGGTGAGTCCAAATCCTTTTGCTCTTGATGTGGTGATGGCTGAATTGGTCAAGATTAAACCTGAAAAGATTCCTACTATTAAGATGGCCAAAAAAAGAGGTTTAGGTTATGAATTAAAAGATGTTCAGCTTCTGGGAGATCCAATCGGAAGGCTTAAACCTGAAAACTTTAATTCACCGAACATAGATTATTCGGCTAAATTATTGGAACGGAGGTTGCCTAAACCTTTAGCAAAGTGGATGACCGGTCTTCTCAGGCCAAAGCCGGTTTTTGATCCGGAGATTTGTGTTCAATGTGGGGATTGTATTAGAAGCTGTCCACCTCAGGTGATTCAGAAGTTGGAAAAGGGTGTAAATGCTGATCTGGATAAATGTATTCGCTGTTTTTGTTGTCAAGAACTTTGTCCGAAACAGGCAATACGAATCCACCGACCAATGTTGGGTAGGATTTTATTTGGAAAATAG
- a CDS encoding amino acid permease → MASKNEELGRGLTSRHLTMISIGGVIGVGVFLGSGATVKLAGPSVILAYALGGAIMMLVMLALAEMSVANPVPGSFRVYAAEALHPYAGYIVGWTYWLSWVVVMAAEIVAASTYMSYWFPRQYGWIFGIIFSIAMTWVNLRNVKSFGEFEFWFSFIKVAAIILFILVGASFIFGIIGKPIGTTNYVKYGGFFPRGISGLILSMVMVMVGYGGTEVIGVAAGETENPKKDVPKAIYGIVARTLILYVGSIAILVGVIPWKNVGLSGSPFVLVFDRIGIPGAATIMNFVVITAALSSMNSGLYTSSRMLYSLAKSGFTPPILGKVNEKTKVPTYAVLASTFFLYVGVLVYYISPESAFLYITGISAFGFMFIWMLISITHIFYRPILEERAKGELEYKMPGYPYTSWLAAILLVGVLITLWFIPEQRIGIYSGIGWLVLITGYYFLSGHAHATFKFKDELRHVEYASFLGGYPIKNQNKKQK, encoded by the coding sequence ATGGCAAGTAAAAATGAGGAATTAGGACGTGGTCTTACTTCCAGACATTTGACCATGATTTCTATCGGAGGCGTTATTGGAGTAGGTGTGTTTTTAGGAAGTGGTGCTACTGTAAAATTAGCTGGCCCAAGTGTAATTCTGGCATATGCCTTGGGCGGGGCGATCATGATGCTTGTAATGTTAGCGTTGGCGGAAATGTCTGTAGCCAATCCAGTCCCGGGGTCATTTAGGGTTTATGCAGCAGAAGCACTTCACCCATATGCAGGTTATATAGTAGGATGGACATATTGGCTCTCCTGGGTTGTAGTCATGGCTGCAGAGATTGTAGCGGCTTCGACTTATATGTCATACTGGTTTCCACGACAGTATGGTTGGATTTTTGGAATTATTTTTTCTATAGCCATGACCTGGGTCAATCTTAGAAATGTAAAATCATTTGGTGAGTTTGAATTTTGGTTTTCCTTTATTAAAGTTGCAGCTATAATATTATTTATTCTTGTTGGAGCTAGTTTCATTTTTGGGATAATAGGTAAACCAATTGGTACAACCAATTATGTCAAATATGGAGGATTCTTTCCCCGGGGAATCTCAGGACTAATACTTTCCATGGTTATGGTAATGGTTGGGTACGGAGGAACGGAAGTAATTGGAGTGGCAGCAGGGGAAACTGAAAATCCCAAGAAGGATGTACCAAAAGCTATTTACGGAATTGTAGCTAGAACTTTAATTTTATATGTTGGTTCTATCGCTATATTAGTAGGTGTTATTCCCTGGAAAAATGTTGGGTTATCTGGAAGTCCTTTTGTATTGGTTTTTGATAGGATAGGAATACCGGGTGCAGCTACTATTATGAATTTTGTAGTTATTACCGCTGCTCTGTCAAGTATGAATAGTGGTTTATACACTAGTTCACGAATGTTATATTCTCTGGCTAAAAGTGGTTTTACTCCTCCCATTTTGGGGAAAGTAAATGAAAAGACGAAAGTACCTACTTATGCGGTACTTGCCAGTACTTTTTTTCTTTATGTTGGTGTACTGGTTTATTATATCTCACCAGAGAGTGCTTTTCTTTACATCACTGGAATTTCTGCCTTTGGATTTATGTTTATTTGGATGCTCATCTCTATAACACATATTTTTTATCGTCCTATTTTAGAAGAGCGGGCTAAGGGAGAGTTGGAATATAAAATGCCGGGTTATCCTTATACATCATGGTTGGCGGCCATTTTGTTAGTTGGAGTGCTTATCACTCTCTGGTTTATTCCGGAACAGAGAATTGGTATTTACTCTGGAATAGGATGGCTGGTACTAATTACCGGTTATTATTTTCTTTCTGGTCATGCTCATGCAACTTTTAAATTTAAAGATGAATTACGACATGTGGAGTATGCGTCGTTTTTAGGTGGCTATCCTATTAAAAATCAGAATAAAAAACAAAAATAA
- a CDS encoding M48 family metalloprotease — translation MECLYNPERRRLAKKFHRRKDRYNWFNRIFHVLFWAIFLGFSLEKRLYHFLTDWTESWIMKLVLFTTGFYIIYTIFNSILDYFEYRLNLEFELSSQSKKEWFLDKVKVLILELLILNIAGGGFLILVQKWPESWWIIYTIIGFIFIILFTFIMPVVLFPLFFKLTPFPNTPLRQRLENLFERAKVKVTDIYEFNLSSKVNSANAAVIGMGKTRKIILSDTLQDKYTEAEIEAILAHEIGHHANGDITKLLLIQFGILLVITYLISLIWQPLVKWWGYDEIDSIASLPMLFLIWGIINWVITPIELYISRRIERKADEYALRLIENPRNLATAFVKLADESLAELKLSLYKLLFKASHPPIDERVKMALEWVDKKE, via the coding sequence ATGGAATGTTTATATAATCCTGAACGAAGAAGATTGGCTAAAAAATTCCATCGGCGTAAAGATCGATACAACTGGTTTAATCGAATTTTCCATGTTCTATTTTGGGCGATTTTTCTGGGGTTTTCTTTAGAAAAACGACTTTATCATTTTTTAACTGATTGGACAGAAAGTTGGATTATGAAACTAGTGCTTTTCACAACAGGTTTTTATATAATTTACACGATTTTTAATTCGATTTTGGATTATTTTGAATATCGACTAAATCTGGAGTTTGAGCTTTCAAGCCAGAGTAAAAAAGAATGGTTTTTAGATAAAGTGAAAGTTTTAATCCTTGAACTTTTAATTTTAAATATAGCAGGTGGAGGATTTCTCATTTTGGTTCAAAAATGGCCCGAAAGTTGGTGGATTATTTATACAATCATAGGATTTATATTTATTATACTTTTTACATTTATAATGCCGGTAGTGTTATTTCCATTATTCTTTAAACTAACACCATTTCCAAATACTCCATTAAGGCAAAGATTAGAAAATTTATTTGAACGTGCAAAAGTCAAAGTTACAGATATATATGAATTTAATCTGAGCTCTAAAGTTAATTCTGCAAATGCTGCGGTAATTGGCATGGGTAAAACCCGAAAGATTATTCTGAGTGATACATTACAGGATAAATATACTGAAGCTGAGATTGAGGCAATTTTAGCACATGAGATAGGTCATCATGCTAATGGAGATATTACTAAACTTCTTTTAATCCAGTTTGGAATTTTACTTGTTATAACATATTTAATTTCCCTGATCTGGCAACCGTTAGTAAAGTGGTGGGGATATGATGAGATTGATAGTATTGCCAGTTTGCCCATGCTGTTTTTAATCTGGGGAATAATAAATTGGGTAATTACTCCAATTGAGCTTTATATTAGCCGTAGAATTGAGAGAAAGGCTGATGAATATGCACTTCGGCTTATCGAAAATCCCCGTAATCTAGCGACTGCGTTTGTTAAACTTGCAGATGAAAGTCTGGCTGAACTAAAATTAAGTCTATATAAATTGTTATTTAAAGCTTCTCACCCACCTATTGATGAGAGGGTAAAGATGGCGCTTGAGTGGGTTGATAAAAAAGAATAG